Proteins encoded in a region of the Candidatus Moanabacter tarae genome:
- the pdxJ gene encoding Pyridoxine 5'-phosphate synthase, with amino-acid sequence MGLIVMTQLSVNLNKIALLRNSRGGDYPNCLSFARRCIACGANGVTVHPRPDQRHTRYSDVRDLSAFLNNQTKVEFNIEGNPTPEFLEVVKEVKPNQCTLVPDSPDQITSDHGWDLKSNSNQLIPIIQSLKAHNIRVSIFMDPDISEIERAQDVGTDRIELYTESYARAFETGDRISIFNQFQRATESAQSLGLGVNAGHDLNQRNLPLFLTIPGILEVSIGHAIIVESLDQGFDSTVRKYRRIVQGSCPVPGFF; translated from the coding sequence ATGGGACTTATTGTAATGACCCAACTGAGCGTAAACCTTAACAAAATCGCCCTCCTTAGGAACTCACGCGGCGGGGACTACCCTAATTGCCTCTCCTTCGCCAGAAGATGCATCGCATGCGGAGCGAACGGCGTTACCGTTCATCCACGTCCGGATCAACGACATACACGATACTCTGACGTCCGAGACTTGTCTGCTTTCCTAAATAATCAAACAAAAGTCGAATTCAACATTGAGGGAAATCCCACTCCTGAGTTCCTGGAAGTCGTCAAAGAAGTAAAACCGAATCAGTGCACCTTGGTTCCAGACTCACCCGATCAAATCACTTCAGACCACGGATGGGATCTAAAAAGTAATTCTAATCAACTAATACCGATCATTCAGTCACTAAAAGCTCATAATATTCGAGTTAGCATCTTTATGGACCCAGATATCTCAGAAATTGAAAGGGCACAAGATGTGGGGACGGATAGAATCGAACTTTATACTGAGTCCTATGCCCGAGCCTTTGAGACAGGTGATCGGATCTCCATTTTCAATCAATTTCAACGGGCTACTGAATCGGCCCAATCACTTGGATTGGGCGTAAATGCAGGCCACGACCTTAACCAGAGAAACCTACCTCTCTTTTTAACGATTCCCGGAATCCTAGAGGTCTCTATCGGCCATGCTATCATCGTCGAGTCCCTGGATCAGGGATTCGATTCAACTGTCCGAAAATATCGAAGGATTGTGCAGGGAAGTTGCCCTGTCCCAGGCTTTTTCTGA